The region tttctaacctaatcagggcctacatgcatactaatacacatagtcatgcatctcagatattcaaattgtcatataacatacttttaatcattaaatcacatatattccaattatgccctcccgacacactaatcaaggccgttaagccttattagtaaatttggatcGTTACATGACCCCTCATTAATTGCCTGAATTATAAGGCCTAACAATAGGGGGTCAGCATGTGGCGTGGCGTCAGTGGAAGCCCAAATGTCTCCCCCCGAAGACATTTAAGATTACTCCTCCCAATCTAAGTCTCCACTGCCcgaggacgagtgaagacttggggggaaaatgttttccGTATTTTCACCACGAGACACATGGAAATTAGGAGTaattattgacaagataagttgtggatgtctccaagtgaggccacgccctgAGGTCTGTCCTCGTggcgaggatgtctccaggtgaggccacatCCCGAGCTAATCTCCAAGTCGTGGATGTGTCCAAGTGAGGCCATTTCTCACAACTCCTCCTGACATGGGCGAACGTGTCCTGCACCCTGACAGTCAGtgacatgttccccataaagttagtacagaactttctgcaatgggccccgtgcaatctcactgggtcgtagtctctatttagtgtatccctttttgtattaattcaacattaataccccatTAATGGGGGAATTTATATTACTGATacatgattaacattaatgaccctaggctctataaatagggctggggtatctccttCTAAAGGAATGAAATTTTacagagagaaactctgtaactcGGTGCAATATATATGCTGCATGAGAGCCACCATTGAAGCTTacttaaacaagcttcaagctTCTAACTacaagagactcgtggactaggtctcttttatagcctgaaccatgtaaaatccttgtgttctgttctattattttctttaaactttcagattaggttgatagcgaaaaagacagtcaacatatatcattatacatatacttaattcaagacttAATCAAATagtattggatcttcatgataaatggcatttataattaaatataaatatgagtgaaaaatattaactttgtttaattaacagtaatcgtttttttttacaaaaatacgcTTTAAGAGCACAAATCCCAACGTGTTGCAACAAGTGATGCTTCCTTTCTTAGCTTTGTTGATCAACGCATTGTAACATTCCCACGCCTCTTGTTGGTTTCCTCTTACATAGCCGATACCTTCGCTCATGGGGAACTTGATGGTGAGGTGCCAAATGGAAATTATGGCCCACATATCAAAAAGCACAGGACGTCTTAGCACGTGTTGTACATCAATGGGCAATCAATGACCACAAACATTTCCATCCAAGTTGCTCTCTAAGGGGGATTGCCGAGAGTCACCGTGAGCTTGATGGATCCAATAAGGGCCAAGCCCTTTCCATTGAACCTGTAGATTATAGTCGAGCACGACATGAGGGTGCAAACAAACAATTTCATTTTATCTAGGCATCACTTGTACAAGATATTAACGGAACTGTCATTGTCAACTAAAACTCTTAGCACCTTTAGGTTAGCGATCTGAGCTGCGATGACCACGAGGTCGTTATGCGGGTAGTGATTGTGTCTTGAGTCTTTGCTTGTGAAGGCGATGTCTTGGTCTTCCATGCGCGAGACTTGTTTGGTCTCTCTTCGTTCATCATCACGCGCATTCCTCTCCCGACACTTGTTATTGTCATCTGCGATATGTGGTCCTCCACAAATCATGATGATGAGAGTAATCACCTCCGGCTCATCGCCTACGTAGAATGGTGATCGTAGCCAGTTTGGTGGTGACCGCTGCCTTTGCTTCCCATCATTTTTGCCATCATTCTTGTTTTGGCCTTGCCGGCGATCAACAAAAAGAGCCATGTGTCCCTTCCTGGCTAGGAATTTTATCTTCTCCTTAAGTTGATGATATTCGTTAATGTCATGACCATGGTCCTCGTGGTAGCGGCAGTACTTGTTCTGGTCACGCTTGCTTGGATCATTCTTTATTAGAATTGGCTTTCTGTATGGCACCTTGTTCTCGGTCACTATGAAGATATCTTCACACGTCCGAGCCATGGCGGTGTAGTTTGTGAAGCATTGCTCGTATGCGGGCTGTCTTCCCTCCTGCTTTGGCTTCTTGTAGTCTTGCCCCTGCTTGTGGGACACTTGGTGACTGCTTGCTCTCTTCCCATTACCGTTGTTCTCGCTACCATTTTGGTCGTCATCACCCTTTCGACCATGGTTCAAAGTCTTCATCATGTCCGCATTCTTCACTGCCTCATTTGGCTTGATGAACTTATTTGTGCGGTCCAAGAAATCATACATCGAATCGGCAGCCTTCTTGGTGAATCCATCGAAGCTCTGAGATCTACAATGATGCTAAATCCGTTGAAGTTCTTGACCCATACCCATTTTTCCCATCGTTAGTGGAAGAAGAGACCCACACTCGAcccaagcaagaagaagaagaagagtcgATGAACTGTTGGAAAAatagatttttgttttaattatgtatagttttagttttaattaattttaatttaattaattaagtttaagaaaaagactaagttttaattttaatttatttttgttattttattttaaattaaatattatatttgttaaatttagttctatatttttaatatttaaaactaatttaatattatttaaaattcaataataattaaatatttatttatttatattatttaatcaACTAATTCATAAAGtcgagggaattttggtcatattaaaaaatattttgaccaaaatcgggttcaGGATCCAAATTGAtctattttgcaaaacacagggtgtgaattgttatttaacaaaacacgGGGGCTAATCAAATATTCGAGCAAAACACATGGGCCCAACTGTTATTTTCCTA is a window of Humulus lupulus chromosome 4, drHumLupu1.1, whole genome shotgun sequence DNA encoding:
- the LOC133832364 gene encoding uncharacterized protein LOC133832364, which gives rise to MYDFLDRTNKFIKPNEAVKNADMMKTLNHGRKGDDDQNGSENNGNGKRASSHQVSHKQGQDYKKPKQEGRQPAYEQCFTNYTAMARTCEDIFIVTENKVPYRKPILIKNDPSKRDQNKYCRYHEDHGHDINEYHQLKEKIKFLARKGHMALFVDRRQGQNKNDGKNDGKQRQRSPPNWLRSPFYVGDEPEVITLIIMICGGPHIADDNNKCRERNARDDERRETKQVSRMEDQDIAFTSKDSRHNHYPHNDLVVIAAQIANLKVLRVLVDNDSSVNILYK